A genomic stretch from Apodemus sylvaticus chromosome 12, mApoSyl1.1, whole genome shotgun sequence includes:
- the LOC127697323 gene encoding mitochondrial import receptor subunit TOM7 homolog: MVKLSKEAKQRLQQLFKGGQFAIRWGFIPLVIYLGFRRGADPGMPEPSVLSLLWG; encoded by the coding sequence ATGGTGAAGCTGAgcaaagaagctaaacagaggTTGCAGCAGCTCTTCAAGGGCGGCCAGTTTGCCATCCGCTGGGGCTTTATTCCCCTCGTGATTTACCTGGGATTTAGGAGGGGTGCAGACCCTGGAATGCCTGAACCATCAGTTTTAAGCCTACTTTGGGGATAA